The proteins below come from a single Erythrobacter sp. SG61-1L genomic window:
- a CDS encoding putative peptidoglycan glycosyltransferase FtsW, whose product MGERGAQASRRRLDKRSQLRIWWREIDRVLLVMVLLLMAIGTVAVAAASPASARRLSTSAVKLDDLYFYWLHLRWQFLGILTMLGVSMAPKDWARRGAIVLCAAMLVGLVLVPFVGSEVNGAKRWLRFGISLQPSEFLKPAYAITMAWILSWRVRDPRLPVISIATGLMALIVGLLMAQPDFGSAILYVGCWGVLVLLSGIDMRRIGALMGAGIVGIGATYLLYDNARHRIDAFLGGGTAYDQVDLARRTLMAGGWTGSGMWLGTRKLSLPEAHTDYIFSVIGEEFGLLICALVVLVYLAIIARVLVRLVNEEDLFTILSASGLIALIGGQAFINILVNLQLFPSKGMTLPLVSYGGSSTIALCLTVGLMLALTRRNPYLSRDRFDLMAALAKEDRDKGGRH is encoded by the coding sequence ATGGGTGAACGCGGTGCGCAGGCTTCGCGCAGGCGGCTCGACAAGCGCAGCCAGTTGCGCATCTGGTGGAGAGAGATTGACCGGGTTCTGCTGGTGATGGTGCTGCTGCTGATGGCCATCGGCACAGTGGCCGTGGCCGCCGCATCGCCTGCCAGTGCGCGGCGCCTGTCGACTTCGGCAGTGAAGCTGGACGATCTCTATTTCTACTGGCTGCACCTGCGCTGGCAGTTCCTGGGCATCCTGACCATGCTGGGCGTTTCCATGGCGCCCAAGGACTGGGCACGGCGCGGCGCCATTGTGCTGTGCGCGGCGATGCTGGTGGGCCTTGTCCTGGTGCCCTTCGTGGGGTCTGAAGTAAACGGCGCCAAGCGCTGGCTGCGCTTCGGCATCAGCCTGCAACCGTCCGAATTCCTCAAGCCGGCCTATGCGATCACCATGGCATGGATTCTGTCGTGGCGAGTGCGCGATCCGCGCCTGCCGGTAATTTCCATCGCCACGGGCCTGATGGCGCTGATCGTCGGCCTGCTGATGGCGCAGCCCGATTTCGGTTCCGCAATCCTCTATGTCGGCTGCTGGGGCGTGCTGGTGCTGCTTTCGGGCATCGACATGCGCCGTATCGGCGCGCTGATGGGCGCAGGCATTGTGGGAATCGGCGCGACCTATCTGCTTTACGACAACGCCCGCCACCGCATTGATGCCTTCCTTGGCGGCGGCACGGCCTATGACCAGGTGGACCTTGCCCGGCGCACGCTGATGGCCGGCGGCTGGACGGGCAGCGGCATGTGGCTGGGCACGCGCAAGCTTTCCCTGCCTGAAGCGCATACGGACTATATCTTCTCCGTCATCGGAGAAGAATTCGGCCTGCTGATCTGTGCATTGGTGGTGCTGGTCTATCTGGCGATCATCGCCCGCGTGCTGGTGCGGCTGGTGAACGAGGAAGACCTGTTCACGATCCTTTCGGCATCGGGCCTCATTGCGCTGATCGGCGGGCAGGCCTTCATCAATATTCTGGTGAACCTCCAGCTCTTCCCCTCCAAGGGCATGACCTTGCCCTTGGTGAGCTACGGCGGTTCTTCCACAATTGCCCTGTGCCTAACTGTCGGGCTGATGCTGGCCTTGACGCGGCGCAACCCCTATCTCAGCCGGGACCGGTTCGATCTCATGGCGGCGCTCGCCAAAGAGGACCGGGACAAGGGAGGGCGGCATTGA
- the murG gene encoding undecaprenyldiphospho-muramoylpentapeptide beta-N-acetylglucosaminyltransferase, with protein sequence MSSASKHYVLAAGGTGGHLIPAFALATELERRGHHVALITDERGAAIPGKPEFLTAHVLPAGRFGKNPLKWIGGARAVWQGRQMALRLFDAFEPSAVIGFGGYPALPALLAATSARIPTVIHEQNAVLGRVNRLLAGKVDAIATAYPHVERLKEKYEGKAHLVGNPVRAEVLVLRDEPFPALTEDGLLRVLVTGGSQGARILSDVVPDGLAMLPPALRARLQVTQQCRPEDIEAVRQRYAGHGIPAELGTYFEDMHIRLADAHLFIGRAGASTIAELTAVGRPAILIPLPIATDDHQAANTREMVKAGGARMIRQPGSTVKDTSGMGEEGNQLRKEQSDVLQKLAKDICRQILALAENPKGLANAAHAAWNCGRPNAARDLADLVESFGGAPLMDVIRVNGGEVQANGREALARETAQ encoded by the coding sequence TTGAGCTCCGCTTCGAAACATTACGTACTCGCCGCCGGAGGAACGGGCGGACATCTGATCCCGGCTTTCGCGCTCGCTACCGAGCTTGAGCGGCGTGGGCATCATGTCGCCCTGATCACGGATGAACGCGGCGCGGCCATTCCGGGCAAGCCCGAATTCCTGACGGCCCATGTGCTGCCCGCCGGGCGGTTCGGCAAGAACCCGCTCAAGTGGATCGGCGGCGCGCGTGCCGTATGGCAAGGGCGCCAGATGGCCCTGCGCCTGTTCGACGCCTTCGAGCCTTCGGCAGTGATCGGCTTCGGCGGTTATCCGGCGCTGCCTGCGCTGCTGGCTGCAACGTCCGCCCGCATCCCCACTGTGATCCATGAACAGAACGCCGTGCTTGGCCGGGTCAACCGGCTGCTGGCGGGCAAGGTGGATGCGATTGCCACGGCCTATCCTCATGTCGAGCGACTGAAGGAAAAATACGAGGGCAAGGCGCATCTCGTCGGCAATCCGGTGCGCGCCGAAGTTCTGGTTTTGCGTGACGAACCTTTCCCGGCGCTGACGGAAGACGGATTGCTGCGGGTGCTCGTCACTGGCGGAAGTCAGGGTGCGCGTATCTTGTCGGATGTTGTGCCCGATGGTCTCGCGATGCTCCCGCCTGCCTTGCGCGCGCGACTTCAAGTGACGCAGCAATGCCGTCCCGAAGACATCGAGGCTGTGCGCCAGCGTTACGCGGGCCATGGCATTCCGGCGGAATTGGGCACCTATTTCGAAGACATGCATATTCGCCTGGCCGATGCCCATCTGTTCATCGGGCGGGCAGGGGCATCTACGATTGCAGAACTGACAGCCGTAGGGCGCCCCGCGATCCTGATCCCGCTGCCAATTGCCACGGATGACCATCAGGCCGCCAATACCCGCGAAATGGTGAAAGCGGGGGGTGCTCGCATGATCCGCCAGCCCGGTTCCACGGTCAAGGATACGTCGGGCATGGGCGAAGAAGGCAATCAGTTGCGCAAGGAACAGTCCGACGTGTTGCAGAAGCTGGCCAAGGATATTTGCCGTCAGATCCTGGCGCTCGCCGAAAATCCGAAGGGGCTGGCCAACGCAGCCCATGCCGCATGGAATTGCGGCCGCCCCAATGCGGCAAGGGATCTTGCCGATCTGGTCGAAAGCTTCGGCGGTGCGCCGCTGATGGACGTGATCCGCGTGAATGGCGGGGAAGTGCAGGCCAATGGCCGCGAGGCTCTCGCACGGGAGACTGCACAATGA
- the murC gene encoding UDP-N-acetylmuramate--L-alanine ligase, whose protein sequence is MKGVGTDIGTIHFVGIGGIGMSGIAEVMKNLGYAVQGSDIAEGPSVERLRARGIKVMIGHAAENLGDAAVVVTSTAVRRTNPEVAAALEHRIPVVRRAEMLAELMRLKNTVAVAGTHGKTTTTSMIATLLDAGGVDPTVINGGIIESYGSNARLGDSDWMVVEADESDGSFLRLDGTIAVVTNIDPEHLDHYGSFDAVKKAFVEFIENVPFYGAAVLCIDHPEVQSVVGLVRDRRVVTYGFSLQADVCGVNVRPEGGGNVFDAVIRQRGQEDRRIEGVKLPMPGRHNVQNALAAIAVAVEMGCPDDVIRNGFAKFGGVRRRFTKVGETGGTTIIDDYAHHPVEIKAVLSAAREATQNRVIAVVQPHRFTRLRDLMEEFQTCFNDADMVFAAPVYPAGESPIEGVDSKVLVSGIKARGHRSAAEVSGADELASVLADIVEPGDIVVCLGAGDITRWAAGLAPAIEAKKGAAK, encoded by the coding sequence ATGAAGGGGGTGGGCACCGATATCGGGACGATCCACTTCGTCGGCATCGGCGGCATCGGCATGTCCGGCATTGCCGAAGTGATGAAGAACCTGGGCTACGCAGTTCAGGGTTCGGACATTGCCGAAGGGCCTTCGGTGGAACGGCTGCGCGCGCGCGGGATCAAGGTAATGATCGGCCATGCGGCGGAAAACCTTGGCGATGCCGCCGTGGTGGTGACGTCCACTGCCGTGCGCCGCACCAATCCGGAAGTGGCCGCCGCGCTGGAACATCGCATTCCCGTGGTCCGCCGCGCGGAAATGCTGGCCGAGCTTATGCGGCTGAAGAACACGGTCGCCGTGGCCGGCACGCATGGCAAGACGACCACCACCAGCATGATCGCCACTCTGCTCGATGCGGGCGGGGTTGATCCCACCGTGATCAATGGCGGCATCATCGAAAGCTATGGCTCCAACGCGCGCCTTGGCGACAGCGACTGGATGGTGGTGGAAGCCGACGAAAGCGACGGTTCCTTCCTGCGGCTCGACGGTACGATTGCCGTCGTCACCAATATCGATCCGGAACATCTCGACCATTACGGCTCGTTCGATGCGGTGAAGAAGGCCTTCGTCGAGTTCATCGAGAACGTGCCGTTCTATGGCGCCGCGGTTCTGTGCATCGATCATCCCGAAGTTCAGTCCGTGGTCGGTCTCGTGCGCGACAGGCGCGTGGTGACTTATGGCTTCTCGCTGCAGGCCGATGTGTGCGGCGTGAATGTTCGCCCCGAAGGCGGCGGCAATGTGTTCGATGCAGTGATCCGCCAGCGCGGGCAGGAAGATCGCCGGATCGAAGGCGTGAAGCTGCCCATGCCGGGCCGCCACAACGTGCAGAACGCGCTCGCGGCGATTGCCGTGGCCGTGGAAATGGGCTGCCCGGACGATGTGATCCGCAATGGTTTCGCCAAGTTCGGCGGTGTGCGCCGCCGCTTCACCAAGGTGGGCGAGACGGGCGGCACCACGATCATCGACGATTATGCGCACCATCCGGTGGAAATCAAAGCCGTGCTGTCCGCCGCGCGCGAGGCGACGCAGAACCGCGTGATCGCTGTGGTCCAGCCGCACCGCTTCACCCGCCTGCGCGACCTGATGGAAGAATTCCAGACCTGCTTCAACGATGCCGACATGGTCTTTGCCGCGCCGGTCTATCCGGCGGGCGAAAGCCCCATCGAAGGCGTGGACAGCAAGGTTCTGGTGAGCGGGATCAAGGCACGCGGGCACCGTTCCGCCGCCGAGGTTTCCGGCGCGGATGAACTGGCAAGCGTGCTGGCCGATATCGTCGAGCCGGGCGATATCGTCGTGTGCCTCGGCGCGGGTGACATTACCCGCTGGGCGGCCGGGCTGGCCCCTGCGATCGAAGCGAAGAAGGGTGCTGCCAAATGA
- the murB gene encoding UDP-N-acetylmuramate dehydrogenase, whose product MVSAHLPVKNVRGKLTHNAPLAPLVWFKAGGAADWLFEPADVEDLTSFLCQLGGQVPVMALGLGSNLIVRDGGVPGVVIRLGKPFAKVEQVDATTLRCGGGASGILVASTARDAGIAGLEFLRGIPGTVGGFVRMNGGAYGREVADILVDCDVILPDGSFVTLAPDELQYSYRHSALPDGAIVVSARFAGQPGDPAAIGAEMDRIAAAREESQPLRSKTGGSTFKNPEGDKAWRLVDAAGCRGLTMGGAQVSEKHTNFLINTGSATSTDIEGLGEEVRRRVSQSQGVDLEWEIQRVGRP is encoded by the coding sequence ATGGTTTCGGCGCATCTTCCGGTCAAGAACGTGCGTGGCAAGCTGACACATAACGCGCCGCTGGCCCCGCTGGTGTGGTTCAAGGCGGGCGGCGCGGCGGACTGGCTGTTCGAACCGGCCGATGTGGAAGATCTTACCTCGTTCCTGTGCCAGCTTGGCGGGCAGGTGCCGGTGATGGCGCTGGGCCTGGGTTCCAATTTGATTGTACGCGATGGCGGAGTGCCGGGCGTAGTGATCCGGCTGGGCAAGCCTTTCGCGAAAGTGGAGCAGGTGGATGCAACCACCCTGCGCTGCGGCGGCGGGGCGAGCGGTATTCTGGTGGCTTCCACTGCGCGCGATGCGGGCATTGCCGGGCTGGAATTCCTGCGCGGCATTCCCGGCACGGTCGGCGGCTTCGTGCGGATGAATGGCGGCGCCTATGGCCGCGAAGTGGCCGATATTCTGGTGGATTGCGATGTGATCCTGCCCGATGGCAGCTTCGTCACGCTTGCGCCCGATGAACTGCAATATTCCTATCGCCATTCCGCCCTGCCGGATGGCGCAATCGTGGTTTCGGCGCGGTTTGCCGGGCAGCCGGGCGATCCGGCGGCAATCGGCGCGGAAATGGACCGCATCGCCGCCGCGCGCGAGGAATCGCAGCCGCTCCGCTCCAAGACGGGCGGATCGACTTTCAAGAACCCCGAAGGTGACAAGGCATGGCGGCTGGTCGATGCCGCCGGTTGCCGGGGCCTGACCATGGGCGGCGCGCAAGTGAGCGAAAAACATACCAATTTCCTGATCAACACCGGCAGCGCCACCAGCACCGACATCGAAGGGCTGGGCGAGGAAGTGCGCCGCCGTGTTTCCCAGAGCCAGGGCGTGGATCTGGAATGGGAAATCCAGCGCGTGGGGAGGCCTTGA